A region from the Deltaproteobacteria bacterium genome encodes:
- the nuoJ gene encoding NADH-quinone oxidoreductase subunit J — MGTTFYIAAAVAIFSTAMVITRLSAVHALLYLVVSLLSVALVFLSLGAPFIAALEVIVYAGVIMVLFLFVIMMLNLGKAAAAQEASWLRPGIWGGPAALCVLLLIELIYVLSRGETAQKVSGALVVGPKQVAIVLYGPYLLGVELASMLLLAGLVGAYHLGRRGTDRDSGHGRGGGE; from the coding sequence ATGGGCACGACCTTCTACATCGCGGCCGCCGTCGCGATCTTCTCCACTGCGATGGTGATCACGCGGCTTTCCGCCGTGCACGCCCTGCTATACCTTGTCGTGTCGCTCCTGTCCGTGGCGCTGGTCTTTCTCTCCCTGGGCGCGCCGTTCATCGCCGCCCTGGAAGTTATCGTCTACGCGGGCGTCATCATGGTGCTCTTCCTGTTCGTCATCATGATGCTCAACCTGGGGAAGGCGGCGGCTGCGCAGGAAGCGTCGTGGCTTCGTCCGGGGATCTGGGGCGGGCCCGCGGCCCTTTGCGTCCTCCTGCTCATCGAGCTGATCTACGTACTGTCGCGCGGCGAGACCGCACAGAAGGTCTCCGGCGCCTTGGTAGTCGGGCCCAAGCAGGTTGCGATCGTCCTGTACGGACCGTATCTGCTCGGCGTGGAGCTGGCCTCCATGCTGCTCCTTGCGGGGCTCGTTGGCGCGTACCACCTCGGCCGGCGCGGCACGGATCGGGATTCGGGACACGGGCGAGGGGGAGGGGAGTAG
- the nuoG gene encoding NADH-quinone oxidoreductase subunit NuoG encodes MARIRVDGKWYEVKDGQNLLHACLSLGFDIPYFCWHPAMHSVGACRQCAVRQFQDERDTKGKIVMSCMTPAADGTLISIDDPEAREFRARVIEWLMVGHPHDCPVCDEGGECHLQDMTVMTGHAYRRYRFRKRTFRNQDLGPFVNHEMNRCIACYRCVRFYRDYAGGRDLQALGAHHYVYFGRHEDGTLENEFSGNLVEVCPTGVFTDKTLKIHYTRKWDLQTAPSVCMHCGLGCNTIPGERYGTLRRILNRYNGEVNGYFLCDRGRFGYEFVNGEHRIRQPLRAPGRGATPVAARREEAQDLLARLLSESGRVIGIGSPRASLEANFGLRTLVGPERFHAGMAEGESRLVRRIAGILRDGPAPAASIRDVEECDAVLVLGEDVTNTAPRLALALRQSARQAPMRIAERLKIPLWHDGAVRDAVQDDRGPFFIASPCGTKLDDLAVRTYRAAPDDLARLGFAVARELSADAPPVPDLSEEARALGAEIAAALSGARLPLVVSGTGCGSEPVILAAANIARALCESGLPARLCFTVPECNALGLALFEGRSLPEAFRAVEEGNADTVIVLENDLYRRADAAEVDAFLGKAKHVIVVDHLLHDTASKADLLLPGGTFAETNGTVVSGEGRAQRFHRVLSPNGEIRESWRWLHDALSSLGRPEGAEWKKVDDVAAALAEALPVFRRISECAPYAEFRIAGQKIPRQPQRYSGRTAILANLSVHEPRPPDDPDNALSFSMEGFPGIPPAPLVSRFWAPSWNSVQATIKFQAEGAAPWIGEESGIRLIEASTSGRAAWFEEIPPAFLPREGSFLVLPLHHIFGSEETSALSPAINQRAPAPYLALNPRDATALRIEPGGNAELVLGGAVRYLPVSLRPDLPRGTAGLPAGMGGWKGAVLPGFGTIKAAERP; translated from the coding sequence ATGGCGCGAATCCGGGTTGACGGAAAATGGTACGAAGTAAAGGACGGGCAGAATCTCCTCCACGCTTGCCTGTCCCTGGGATTCGACATCCCTTACTTCTGCTGGCACCCGGCGATGCACTCCGTGGGCGCGTGCCGCCAGTGCGCTGTAAGGCAGTTCCAGGACGAGCGCGACACGAAGGGAAAGATAGTTATGTCGTGCATGACCCCGGCGGCCGACGGGACGCTAATCTCGATCGACGACCCGGAGGCGCGCGAATTCCGCGCACGGGTCATCGAGTGGCTCATGGTCGGACACCCCCACGACTGTCCCGTCTGCGACGAAGGCGGCGAGTGCCATCTCCAGGACATGACGGTGATGACCGGCCACGCCTACCGCCGGTACCGGTTCCGGAAGAGGACCTTCCGGAACCAGGACCTGGGTCCCTTCGTCAACCACGAGATGAACCGGTGCATCGCCTGCTACCGGTGCGTGCGCTTCTACCGGGATTACGCAGGGGGGCGCGATCTCCAGGCGCTGGGCGCGCACCACTACGTCTACTTCGGACGGCACGAGGACGGGACGCTGGAAAACGAATTCAGCGGGAACCTCGTCGAGGTATGTCCCACCGGCGTGTTCACCGACAAGACGCTGAAAATACATTACACGAGGAAGTGGGACCTCCAGACCGCGCCTTCCGTATGCATGCATTGCGGCCTGGGGTGCAACACGATACCCGGAGAGCGGTACGGCACGCTGCGACGAATTCTCAACCGGTACAACGGCGAGGTCAACGGTTATTTTCTGTGCGACCGGGGGCGGTTCGGCTACGAGTTCGTCAATGGGGAACACCGTATCCGGCAGCCGTTGCGCGCGCCGGGCCGGGGCGCAACCCCCGTCGCCGCCCGCCGGGAAGAGGCGCAGGATCTCCTTGCGCGCCTTCTTTCGGAGAGCGGGAGAGTGATCGGCATAGGGTCCCCCCGCGCCTCGCTCGAGGCGAACTTCGGGCTGCGCACCCTTGTGGGCCCGGAGCGGTTCCACGCCGGTATGGCGGAAGGCGAGTCACGCCTGGTCCGGCGCATCGCCGGCATCCTTCGGGACGGCCCGGCGCCCGCTGCATCCATTAGGGACGTGGAGGAGTGCGATGCGGTGCTCGTGCTGGGAGAGGACGTGACGAACACGGCCCCGCGGCTGGCGCTGGCTCTCCGGCAGTCGGCGCGCCAGGCCCCGATGCGGATCGCGGAACGGCTGAAGATCCCCCTCTGGCACGACGGGGCGGTCCGGGATGCCGTTCAGGACGATCGGGGCCCGTTCTTCATCGCCTCGCCTTGCGGCACGAAGCTCGACGACCTGGCCGTCCGGACGTACCGCGCCGCGCCCGACGACCTGGCCAGGCTGGGGTTCGCGGTTGCCAGGGAGCTGTCCGCCGACGCGCCCCCGGTCCCGGACCTTTCTGAAGAAGCGCGGGCCCTGGGCGCGGAGATCGCGGCGGCGCTTTCGGGCGCTAGGCTGCCGCTCGTCGTCTCGGGGACCGGGTGCGGCAGCGAGCCGGTGATCCTCGCCGCTGCAAACATAGCGCGGGCCCTCTGCGAGTCGGGCCTGCCGGCGAGGCTCTGCTTCACTGTCCCCGAGTGCAATGCCCTCGGGCTGGCGCTTTTTGAAGGCCGAAGCCTCCCGGAGGCGTTCCGGGCGGTCGAGGAGGGAAATGCGGACACGGTAATCGTTCTGGAGAACGACCTCTACCGCCGCGCGGATGCCGCGGAAGTTGACGCCTTCCTGGGGAAGGCGAAGCACGTGATCGTCGTCGACCACCTGCTTCACGACACCGCCTCGAAGGCGGATCTCCTCCTGCCCGGGGGGACCTTCGCCGAGACGAACGGAACTGTGGTGAGCGGCGAGGGGCGGGCGCAGCGATTCCATCGGGTGCTCTCCCCGAACGGAGAAATACGGGAAAGCTGGCGCTGGCTGCATGACGCCCTTTCATCCCTCGGCAGACCGGAGGGTGCGGAGTGGAAAAAGGTGGACGACGTCGCCGCCGCCCTCGCCGAGGCGCTGCCCGTCTTCCGGCGAATTTCCGAGTGCGCCCCTTACGCCGAATTCCGAATCGCGGGACAGAAGATCCCGAGGCAGCCGCAACGCTACAGCGGCCGCACAGCGATCCTGGCGAACTTAAGCGTCCACGAGCCGAGACCTCCCGACGACCCCGATAACGCGCTCTCATTTTCAATGGAAGGGTTCCCGGGGATCCCCCCGGCGCCGCTTGTTTCCCGGTTCTGGGCGCCCTCGTGGAACTCGGTCCAGGCGACGATCAAGTTCCAGGCGGAGGGGGCCGCCCCATGGATCGGGGAGGAGAGCGGCATCCGGCTGATCGAGGCGTCAACATCCGGAAGGGCGGCGTGGTTCGAGGAGATCCCCCCGGCGTTCTTGCCGAGGGAGGGGTCATTCCTTGTCCTGCCCCTGCACCACATCTTCGGCTCGGAAGAGACGAGCGCCCTTTCCCCGGCCATAAACCAACGTGCGCCCGCTCCCTACCTTGCGCTTAACCCGCGCGACGCCACAGCGCTACGGATCGAGCCGGGGGGAAACGCGGAGCTTGTACTGGGCGGGGCCGTCCGCTACCTGCCGGTTTCGTTGCGGCCTGATCTCCCCCGCGGCACGGCCGGCCTGCCGGCGGGGATGGGCGGGTGGAAGGGGGCGGTTTTGCCCGGGTTCGGGACGATCAAGGCGGCGGAGCGGCCATGA
- the nuoI gene encoding NADH-quinone oxidoreductase subunit NuoI — protein MTGGHPFSPDSAIASSLRTMWEVFRHLFRRKATVQYPEEKAYLAPRWRGRIILARDPDGEERCVACYLCAVACPVDCIALDATEDGYGRRYPEFFRINFSRCIFCGFCEEACPTYAIQLTPDFEMSEYDRANMVYEKEDLLISGPGKYPEYNFYRVAGLAIKGKEKGEAENEEPPADPKGLLP, from the coding sequence ATGACGGGCGGACATCCCTTCTCTCCCGATAGCGCGATCGCAAGCTCGCTGCGGACAATGTGGGAGGTCTTCCGCCACCTCTTCCGCAGGAAGGCGACCGTGCAGTACCCTGAGGAGAAGGCGTACCTTGCGCCGCGGTGGAGGGGGCGAATCATCCTGGCCCGGGACCCCGACGGCGAGGAACGGTGCGTGGCCTGCTACCTGTGCGCCGTCGCCTGCCCCGTGGACTGCATCGCCCTCGATGCGACCGAGGACGGGTACGGCCGGCGGTACCCGGAGTTTTTCCGGATCAACTTTTCACGCTGCATTTTCTGCGGCTTCTGCGAGGAGGCTTGCCCGACCTACGCCATCCAGCTCACCCCCGACTTCGAGATGAGCGAGTATGACCGCGCGAACATGGTCTACGAGAAGGAGGACCTGCTCATCAGCGGTCCCGGGAAATACCCGGAGTACAACTTCTACCGTGTAGCGGGACTCGCGATCAAGGGGAAGGAGAAGGGGGAGGCCGAGAACGAGGAGCCTCCGGCGGACCCCAAGGGGCTTCTGCCGTAA
- the nuoL gene encoding NADH-quinone oxidoreductase subunit L, whose amino-acid sequence MLSLLWLVPALPLAGFSVLAAGAGRLTRPQAALVGVGAVGLSALGALLVAASFLVHPPPGHAFVQQLWTWIDIDGFAPRIALRLDALSLLMMAVITFVAFLIHLYSSEFMIEEEGYGRFFAYMNLFVAMMLILVLADNLLLLYLGWEGVGLCSYLLIGFWYKDPANGAAARKAFIVTRIGDAAMAVGLFLVFTELGTMDIQEMMRRAGLSWTPGSAMPVAAAALLLGGALGKSAQIPLQTWLPDAMAGPTPVSALIHAATMVTAGVYLVARTHALYTLAPPVQHAVAVIGALTLLVAGASAMVQRDIKRVLAYSTISQIGYMFLALGVGAYTAAIFHFMTHAFFKALLFLAAGAVIRALHHEHDIFRMGGLRKELPLAFWTFLAAGASLSGFPLVTAGFYSKDEILRHAWSSPSGGPWLFAAGWTGAVITGIYIFRLIFQVFFGAPKGPADRRPSVRIELPLAVLAVLSVGAGFVEIPGTLGGSARLTGFLGTALPVPAEPEGVAGASVIPQLLAIAASLLGIGVAYLLFLRRPGVIDRLARTSMGEAVHRLWLSGWGFDRLYDRLIVRPVVRAAAVNRDDFIDSFYDGVALFNRMLHRVLVRTQTGNVRWYAAAIAAGAAGLVAIVLFL is encoded by the coding sequence ATGTTGTCCCTTCTGTGGCTCGTCCCCGCGCTTCCGCTCGCCGGCTTCTCCGTGCTGGCCGCCGGAGCGGGCCGGCTCACGAGGCCGCAGGCCGCGCTTGTCGGCGTGGGCGCCGTGGGGCTCTCGGCCTTGGGGGCCCTTCTTGTCGCCGCCTCTTTCCTGGTCCATCCTCCCCCCGGCCACGCCTTCGTCCAGCAGCTCTGGACCTGGATCGACATCGACGGCTTTGCGCCCCGGATCGCGCTGCGCCTTGACGCGCTCTCCCTGTTGATGATGGCCGTCATCACCTTCGTCGCCTTCCTCATACACCTTTACTCCTCCGAGTTCATGATCGAGGAGGAAGGGTACGGCCGGTTCTTCGCCTACATGAACCTCTTCGTGGCGATGATGCTCATCCTGGTGCTGGCCGACAACCTGCTCCTTCTGTATCTCGGCTGGGAAGGAGTGGGTCTGTGCAGCTACCTGCTCATCGGCTTCTGGTACAAGGACCCCGCCAACGGCGCGGCGGCCAGAAAAGCCTTCATCGTGACCAGGATCGGCGATGCCGCGATGGCCGTCGGCCTCTTCCTTGTCTTCACCGAGCTGGGAACTATGGATATCCAGGAGATGATGCGGCGGGCGGGGCTTTCGTGGACGCCGGGATCGGCGATGCCTGTCGCCGCCGCGGCGCTTCTGCTCGGCGGGGCGCTGGGAAAGTCCGCCCAGATCCCCCTCCAGACATGGCTGCCGGACGCCATGGCGGGCCCCACCCCGGTCTCCGCCCTGATCCACGCCGCCACCATGGTGACCGCGGGGGTCTACCTCGTCGCCCGCACACATGCGCTTTACACCCTGGCTCCCCCCGTCCAGCACGCCGTCGCCGTGATCGGGGCCCTGACGCTCCTCGTGGCGGGAGCAAGCGCCATGGTGCAAAGGGATATAAAGAGGGTCCTCGCCTACTCGACGATCAGCCAGATCGGTTACATGTTCCTTGCACTGGGAGTGGGGGCGTATACGGCCGCCATCTTCCACTTCATGACCCACGCGTTCTTCAAGGCGCTCCTGTTCCTTGCGGCAGGCGCCGTCATCCGGGCCCTGCACCACGAGCACGACATCTTCCGGATGGGAGGCCTGCGGAAGGAGCTTCCGCTGGCATTCTGGACCTTCCTTGCCGCCGGGGCATCGCTCTCCGGCTTCCCCCTGGTGACAGCGGGATTCTACAGCAAGGACGAGATCCTACGGCACGCATGGTCCTCGCCCTCCGGGGGGCCGTGGCTCTTTGCGGCCGGGTGGACGGGGGCCGTCATCACCGGGATCTACATCTTCCGCCTGATATTCCAGGTCTTCTTCGGGGCTCCGAAGGGGCCTGCCGACAGGAGGCCGAGCGTCCGGATCGAGCTTCCGCTGGCGGTCCTCGCGGTTCTTTCCGTCGGGGCCGGGTTCGTCGAGATCCCGGGGACCCTTGGCGGCTCCGCCCGGCTCACCGGATTCCTCGGAACCGCACTCCCGGTCCCCGCGGAACCTGAAGGAGTCGCCGGCGCATCGGTGATTCCGCAGCTCCTCGCGATCGCCGCATCGCTCCTTGGCATCGGGGTGGCGTACCTGCTGTTCCTGCGCCGCCCCGGCGTCATCGATCGATTGGCCCGGACTTCGATGGGGGAGGCGGTGCACCGGTTATGGCTCTCGGGGTGGGGATTCGACCGGCTGTACGACCGGCTCATCGTCCGCCCGGTCGTTCGGGCGGCGGCGGTCAACCGGGACGATTTCATCGACTCGTTCTACGACGGCGTGGCTCTCTTCAACAGGATGCTGCACCGCGTCCTCGTCCGGACCCAGACCGGGAACGTGCGCTGGTACGCCGCGGCGATCGCGGCGGGAGCCGCAGGCCTCGTGGCCATCGTGCTGTTTCTATGA
- the nuoE gene encoding NADH-quinone oxidoreductase subunit NuoE has translation MMTAEEIREIEAELAHYPVRRAGAIEALKVVQRHRGWISDDSVKEIAAFLGMSADEVDAVATFYNLVFRRKVGRHVILVCDSVSCWVMGYDSLRDRLSASLGIGLGETTADGRFTFLPTACLGACDRAPAMMVDEDLHGPVNPGGIDAILGNYR, from the coding sequence ATGATGACCGCGGAAGAAATCAGGGAGATCGAGGCCGAGCTGGCGCATTACCCGGTACGGAGAGCAGGCGCGATCGAGGCGCTGAAGGTCGTACAGCGGCACCGGGGATGGATCTCCGACGATAGCGTCAAGGAGATCGCCGCGTTCCTTGGGATGAGCGCCGATGAAGTGGACGCCGTCGCCACCTTCTACAACCTGGTCTTCCGCCGCAAGGTGGGCAGGCACGTGATCCTGGTCTGCGACAGCGTGAGCTGCTGGGTGATGGGCTACGATTCCCTTCGCGACCGGTTGAGCGCCAGCCTGGGAATCGGACTCGGGGAGACGACGGCGGACGGGCGATTCACCTTCCTGCCGACCGCCTGCCTCGGCGCCTGCGACCGTGCGCCGGCGATGATGGTGGACGAGGACCTTCACGGCCCCGTCAATCCCGGAGGGATCGACGCTATCCTCGGGAACTACCGGTAG
- the nuoF gene encoding NADH-quinone oxidoreductase subunit NuoF, with protein sequence METPLTGNIRPDREPPDLPEYERAGGYRALRKALLSMTPWKVVEEVRSSMLRGRGGAGFPTGMKWTFVPKGPDAPRPKYLVCNADEMEPGTFKDRLLMEGDPHQLIEGMIVSAYAIEADVAWLFLRVEYALSAGRLAKAIAEAYGKGYLGKDILGSGYSLELYLHTSAGRYMCGEESGLLNSLEGKRATPRAKPPFPAVCGLWGKPTVINNVETLCNVPHIVNRGADWFKGLSRTGDSGTKLYGVSGRVRRPGISELPMGTTIREILESAGGMQEGYRLRAVIPGGASTEFVPAEHQDMPMDFDSLQAVGSRMGTGTMIVLDDRTCPVAMLRNLEQFFARESCGWCTPCRDGLPWVEKLLDAVEVGRGEPEDLELLAMHAKFLGPGLTFCALAPGAMEPLRSGLSLFRDDFLRHIREKRCPWR encoded by the coding sequence ATGGAAACCCCGCTAACCGGCAACATCCGTCCCGACCGGGAGCCGCCGGACCTCCCGGAATACGAGAGGGCAGGGGGATACCGTGCGCTGCGGAAGGCGCTCCTTTCGATGACGCCATGGAAGGTCGTCGAGGAGGTCAGGTCGTCGATGTTGAGGGGACGAGGAGGAGCAGGATTTCCCACGGGGATGAAGTGGACCTTCGTGCCGAAGGGTCCCGACGCCCCGCGGCCGAAATACCTGGTCTGCAACGCCGACGAGATGGAGCCGGGCACCTTCAAGGACCGCCTGCTCATGGAGGGAGACCCGCACCAGCTGATCGAGGGGATGATCGTCTCCGCGTACGCCATCGAGGCCGATGTCGCGTGGCTCTTCCTGCGGGTGGAGTACGCGCTCTCCGCCGGGAGGCTTGCGAAAGCGATCGCGGAGGCTTACGGGAAGGGATACCTGGGCAAGGACATACTCGGGTCCGGATACAGCCTGGAGCTTTACCTGCATACGAGCGCCGGGCGATACATGTGCGGGGAGGAGTCGGGGCTTCTCAACTCGCTCGAAGGAAAGCGCGCCACCCCGAGGGCCAAGCCGCCATTCCCGGCTGTCTGCGGGCTCTGGGGAAAGCCCACGGTAATCAACAACGTGGAGACACTGTGCAACGTACCTCATATCGTCAACCGCGGTGCGGACTGGTTCAAGGGGTTGAGCCGGACCGGGGACTCCGGAACAAAGTTATACGGGGTGAGCGGCAGGGTACGGCGGCCCGGGATCAGCGAGCTGCCGATGGGGACCACGATCCGGGAGATCCTGGAGTCCGCGGGGGGGATGCAGGAGGGATACCGGCTGCGCGCCGTCATACCCGGGGGAGCTTCCACGGAATTCGTCCCGGCGGAGCACCAGGACATGCCGATGGACTTCGACTCCCTCCAGGCGGTCGGAAGCCGGATGGGCACCGGGACGATGATCGTCCTCGACGACCGCACCTGCCCCGTAGCGATGCTGCGCAACCTCGAGCAATTCTTCGCCAGGGAGTCGTGCGGTTGGTGCACGCCGTGCCGCGACGGGCTGCCCTGGGTGGAGAAACTTCTGGACGCCGTCGAGGTGGGGCGGGGGGAGCCGGAGGACCTCGAACTCCTGGCGATGCACGCGAAGTTCCTGGGGCCCGGGCTGACCTTTTGCGCCCTGGCTCCGGGGGCCATGGAACCGCTGCGGAGCGGCCTGTCTCTCTTCCGCGACGATTTCCTGCGCCACATCCGCGAGAAGCGGTGTCCCTGGAGGTGA
- the nuoH gene encoding NADH-quinone oxidoreductase subunit NuoH encodes MTGTASALLNVFGILGAVLTAAAVLVWAERRLLAFWQDRYGPNRVGPQGIFQVVADMIKLFAKEDWIPPFAERHAFVLAPAIIVVTALLSFAVVPVAPGIGVASLDVGLLFVLAMSSLAVYSVVLAGWASNSKYSLLGGLRAAAQMLSYEVFMGLSLMGVVILAGSFDLREIVEAQKSMWFVVPQLPGFIVFTIAGIAETRRLPFDLPEAESELVAGFHTEYSGMKFGMFFVGEYIGVTLVSALIATLFFGGWLGPGLPPVAWFLLKTLLFVGFFILLRASLPRPRYDQLMAYGWKFLLPLSLLNLVVTGGIVLAARGGS; translated from the coding sequence ATGACAGGAACGGCGAGCGCGCTTCTCAACGTGTTCGGGATCCTGGGGGCCGTGCTTACAGCGGCCGCCGTCCTCGTTTGGGCGGAGCGCCGCCTCCTCGCCTTCTGGCAGGACCGGTACGGGCCGAACCGGGTGGGTCCCCAGGGGATTTTTCAGGTGGTGGCCGACATGATCAAGCTCTTCGCGAAGGAGGACTGGATCCCCCCCTTTGCGGAGCGGCACGCGTTCGTCCTCGCGCCGGCGATCATCGTTGTCACGGCGCTCCTGTCGTTCGCCGTCGTCCCCGTCGCGCCCGGCATCGGCGTCGCGAGCCTCGACGTCGGGCTGCTCTTCGTCCTCGCCATGTCCTCCCTGGCCGTCTACAGCGTGGTCCTGGCGGGATGGGCGTCCAACAGCAAGTATTCCCTCCTGGGAGGATTGCGCGCTGCGGCGCAGATGCTCTCCTACGAGGTTTTCATGGGGCTGTCGCTCATGGGGGTGGTGATCCTGGCCGGCTCCTTCGACCTGCGCGAGATCGTGGAGGCGCAAAAGAGTATGTGGTTCGTCGTTCCCCAGCTCCCGGGCTTCATCGTGTTCACGATCGCCGGGATCGCCGAGACCCGCCGGCTACCCTTCGACCTTCCCGAGGCGGAGAGCGAGCTGGTGGCGGGATTCCATACCGAGTACTCGGGGATGAAGTTCGGGATGTTCTTCGTCGGAGAGTACATCGGCGTAACCCTGGTCTCGGCTCTGATCGCGACGCTGTTCTTCGGAGGTTGGCTCGGTCCGGGGCTTCCTCCCGTCGCCTGGTTTCTGCTAAAGACCCTCTTATTCGTCGGATTTTTCATCCTGCTGCGCGCCTCCCTGCCGAGACCGCGCTACGACCAGCTCATGGCATACGGATGGAAGTTCCTTCTGCCGCTGTCCCTCCTCAACCTGGTCGTCACGGGCGGGATCGTGCTGGCTGCGCGGGGGGGATCATGA
- the nuoK gene encoding NADH-quinone oxidoreductase subunit NuoK: MGAAPVGHGLLLAGILFGLGLAGLLVRRNVIFILMSIEIMLNAAGLAFVVAGSSWGQADGQVMFIFILTMAAAEVSVGLALVLRMFHRFKTVDADAASRMRG, translated from the coding sequence ATGGGCGCGGCTCCGGTCGGGCACGGACTGCTGCTGGCGGGGATCCTCTTCGGGCTGGGACTCGCCGGGCTCCTCGTCCGCCGCAACGTCATCTTCATCCTGATGTCGATCGAGATTATGCTCAACGCGGCGGGGCTCGCCTTCGTGGTCGCCGGCTCCAGCTGGGGGCAGGCCGACGGCCAGGTGATGTTCATCTTCATCCTGACGATGGCGGCCGCGGAGGTCTCCGTCGGGCTGGCGCTGGTCCTGCGTATGTTCCACCGGTTCAAGACGGTGGACGCCGACGCGGCCAGCCGGATGCGGGGCTGA